A stretch of the Macaca mulatta isolate MMU2019108-1 chromosome 16, T2T-MMU8v2.0, whole genome shotgun sequence genome encodes the following:
- the LOC106992474 gene encoding TBC1 domain family member 3G-like: MEIAEDADSLRAQERENIIMNYEKGHRAGLPEDMGPEPVGIYNNIDRFGILHETQLPPATAREVKQMRREITRKSKWMEMLGQWETYKNSKKLIDRVYKGIPMNIRGQVWSVLLNIQEVKSINPRTYKVMKEKGKRSSEHIHQINVDISKTLRTHIFFRDRYRAKQRELFYILLAYSEYNPEVGYCRDLSPIAALFLLYLPEEDAFWALVQLLASERHSLQGFHSPNGGTVQGLQDHQEHVVPASQPKTMWRLDKEGLFAQSSSLGWLLQMLNDGISLGLILRLWDVYLLEGEQVLMPMRSIAFKVQRKRLTKTSRCGLWARFRNQFFYTWELDDDAVLKHLRASMKKLTRKQGDLPPPAKLEQGFSAPRPVLASSGRTTLCKGDRQAPPGPPARFQRPIWLVSPPWAPRSSTSCPGGAVWEDTYPVDTQGVPSPAPAQGRPQGSWRFLEWNSMPRLPTDLDIGGPWFPHYDFEQSCWVRVPSEQPEPASHSHFIFC; encoded by the exons ATGGAAATCGCAGAGGATGCAGATAGTTTGCGGGCACAGGAGCGAGAGAACATCATTATGAACTATGAGAAG GGACACCGAGCTGGGCTGCCCGAGGACATGGGGCCTGAGCCTGTTGGAATCTACAACAACATTGATCGCTTCGGGATTCTGCA TGAGAcacagctgcctcctgccactgcTCGGGAGGTGAAG CAAATGCGACGGGAGATAACACGAAAGAGCAAGTGGATGGAAATGCTGGGACAATGGGAGACATACAAGAACAGTAAAAAA CTGATAGATCGAGTATATAAGGGCATTCCCATGAACATCCGGGGCCAAGTGTGGTCAGTCCTGCTGAACATACAGGAAGTCAAGTCGATAAACCCCAGAACATACAAG GTCATGAAGGAGAAGGGCAAGAGGTCATCTGAACACATCCACCAGATCAACGTGGACATAAGCAAGACACTAAGGACTCACATCTTCTTCAGGGATCGATACAGAGCCAA gcAGCGGGAACTATTCTACATCCTCCTGGCATATTCGGAGTATAACCCG GAGGTGGGCTACTGCAGGGACCTGAGCCCCATCGCGGCCTTGTTTCTCCTGTATCTGCCTGAGGAGGATGCATTCTGGGCACTGGTGCAGCTGCTGGCCAGTGAGAGGCACTCCCTGCAGG GATTCCACAGCCCAAATGGCGGGACAGTCCAGGGGCTCCAAGACCATCAGGAGCATGTGGTCCCCGCGTCACAACCCAAGACCATGTGGCGTCTG GACAAGGAAGGTCTTTTCGCGCAGAGTTCCTCATTAGGCTGGCTTCTCCAGATGTTGAATGACGGG ATCTCTCTTGGGCTCATCCTGCGCCTGTGGGACGTGTATTTGCTGGAAGGAGAACAGGTGTTGATGCCGATGAGAAGCATTGCCTTTAAAGTTCAGAGGA AGCGCCTCACGAAGACGTCCAGGTGTGGCCTGTGGGCACGGTTTCGGAACCAGTTCTTCTATACCTGGGAGTTGGATGATGACGCTGTGCTCAAGCATCTTAGGGCCTCTATGAAGAAACTAACAAGGAAGCAAGGGGACCTGCCACCCCCAG CCAAACTGGAGCAAGGGTTCTCGGCACCTAGGCCTGTGCTGGCTTCAAGTGGCAGGACGACCCTCTGCAAGGGGGACAGGcaggcccctccaggcccaccaGCCCGGTTCCAGCGGCCCATTTGGTTAGTTTCCCCACCGTGGGCACCTCGTTCTTCCACATCCTGTCCTGGTGGAGCTGTGTGGGAAGACACCTACCCTGTGGACACTCAGGGTGTGCCCAGCCCGGCCCCGGCTCAGGGAAGACCTCAGGGTTCCTGGAGATTCCTGGAGTGGAACTCGATGCCCCGGCTCCCGACGGACTTGGATATAGGGGGCCCTTGGTTCCCCCATTATGATTTCGAACAGAGCTGCTGGGTCCGCGTCCCTTCTGAACAACCCGAGCCAGCTTcacattctcattttattttttgttaa